TAGGCCCACGAATCGATGTATACGGTATTCCTCTTGCGTCGTAGAAACGGACTGAGTCGATCGACCAGCTTATCAGCAGCTTGCTCAACGAAGAGCGCAATGTCCTGCTTATGCTCATCTTCGGTTTTTACAAGGATCTCTTTTGCCGTTGTGGCAACAGCGTCAGTAAATCCTTCGAGGTCTACGTATACATCAAAGATTACATTGGCCGACTTATCATCAAGTAATGCTGAATCAAGGTAGAATTTAAAATCTTTGTAATTCTGCTTGTATGCCAGGTTAAATCCACCTCTAGATTTGGAAAAGGGCAATTGAATAGCTGTCTCTTTTCTACCCTGCACGTAAGCTTCCAGATAACCATGGAGCGCTCCTGAAGGGTTAATTTTTTGCCAGGATGTATCTTGTCCCAGTCGTTCAACTATAAAAGGCAATTTATAGGCGCCTTCAAACACCTTTTTCCGGAGCGGGTAAGTAATATCGGGTTCGAGTGATACGCGTTTGGGGGAGGCCGCAACAATTGCTTGTTCGCAAACACGCAACAGTTTAACATCACCGCAGACTTCAACCAGCACCTGCTCTTCATTTCCCAGATCAATGTCGGGAATTCCAAAGACCGTCTCTTCGCCGGCGTAGAGGGTATCGTAGGAGGCATTGAATGCGACAATCCATTTGTTTGTCTCATCTACTGGCTGTATACCGCCTAGCACGGTTTGGCTTGCAAAGTCAACATTAACCACCAGCGTATCCCACCCACGGTGCATGAGTGTGAGATCAGAGACAACAATTTCTTCCCGCGCTGTGCAGCTAGCTAGCAACAGGAAACTGACAATGGCTAACGTTCTCATTGGGTGGTTTGTAGTTGTGGCAGCCATCCTTTTTGGCTGGCCCATAACAACGCAGTAAGGTGTATCCCGTGCACAAAATCTCCAGCATTTATCGTTTTGCCGAGCATTTCAGGGGAAAGCACCCGCACTGCAATATCTTCTTCTACGTCAAGTGCCTGTTTTTGTTGAACATACGCACCTTCAGCAAGATACAGGTAGGCATAGTTTGCATTATTACTTGGATCCGTAGCACACCGGCCGATTGCACGCCATCGGGGTGCTGCGTACCCGGTTTCTTCCAGCAATTCGCGCTTGGCGCCAAGGAGGGGGTCTTCTTCGGGTTCAATAACCCCTGCCGGCAGTTCCATACTAGAACGTCCGATACCGTGTCGGTATTGTTCGACGAGTACAAAGTTGCCGGCTGTATCAACGCAGACGGTAGCAGCCCAGTTGGGGTATTCAACCACATGGAATTCTTCCATCTCTGCCCCACCAGGTAGCACCACATGGTCCTCCCGAAGGCGTATCCATGGCCGCTCCAGTAAGTATCGACGTCGCTTTACCTGCCAGGGTTGCATATTCAGGTCAATTCAGTTGAAAAAAGCAGATACGCTGAGCGATGAGAACTGATTCCTGCGTTAATAGGCACAAGATATGAGCGTGGTTTTATAAAACGCAAAAAGGCCTCCTGCGTATGCAGGAGGCCTTTGCGTGTGTCTTCCGGAACGATGGTTACAGTTTCACAGAAGCTGTGATATACTGTACATCAGAGAAGAAGTCAGTCGTCTGGTAAGCGTAGTCAACCATGAGCTGAGTACCATTCAGGTCAAGCTTGAGGCCAGCACCAAAAGAAGGGCCAGTAAAGAAAGTCTGGTCCATGTCTTCTGTTGCAGAGTAGCCACCGCGTACATAAACGATGTCCATTACACCGAGCTCGAGGCCGCCGGCAAACTGGTCCTGCTCAAAAGAGTTTGAGCGGAAGTTACCGAGCACACGAACGAGTGCGTTGGCACCAACGTCTCTCGTGTAAGAGAGACCTACGTTAAGAAGCGTAGGCAGCTGAACACCTTCAGACTCGAGTACGAGCGTGTTGTTGTTGGCTGATGGCTCCTGTCCAGGAATACGTACCTGACGGGCAAAACCAACACCAGAGAAGGTCAGTTCGTTACCGATGTTCTTCAGTGCAACACCAAGACGCAGACCTGATCCAGTAATGTCATAGGTCATACCAGCGTCAAACGCTACTGCGTTGGCGCTCACGTCATCGATGCTCTCACTAACGAGCTTCAACGTAGCACCCGCTGCGATACGGTCTGTCAACTGACGAGAGTAAGACAGGCCTGCAGTCAGGTAGTTAATGTTAAAGGTTACTTCAGAGATTTCAGGAGCAATTTCAGTTTGCTCTGCGATATCTCCAAAGTCCCAGGATGTAATTGTGAACGCGATGTTGTTGTAGCCGAAGCTCTGCGCAACACCGAGGTAGTTGATACCAATGTCAGCTACGTATTCAACGCGGCTAAACATGGCAGCAGTACCATCATTCACAGACAGACCAGCTGGGTTAGCAAACAATGCTTCCAAACCGTTCATGTCTTCGATTCCACTGGTGGTAGCACCACCGAGGGCGACATACCGGGCAGTTAGTGGCACTAGCAGTTCCTGCGCACCGGCAGTACCTGCACGGCTTCCAGACTCTCCAGTTGATCCAGAATTGCCCTGTGCCCTAACCTCTACGGCCCCCATGCTCGTCATGCAAACCGCGAGCAAGAATAACCATAGCATGTTGGTTATGTTTGTTTTGGCTTTCATATCTATAAACTTGTATTTGTATGAGAAAAAGGTGAGTTCACATAAGTGAGGGTTCGCTATGCTAGAAAGTGTTCAGTCTGAACGTTCTCATAGCAGCAGCAAACTTAATCACCTTTGTACCCATGTCCGTTTCTACGTGAACCAGGTAAACACCACTGGCAATCGGCAGATCATTTTCTGTCGTCAGGTCCCAGACAAGTGTTCTATCCACGCTGTTTTTCTCGAAGGTCTTGATCAAAGAACCACTCAAGGTAAATACGCGGATGGTTGCCGTATTTGGCAGGTTCGTGAAACGAACTTCAGGGATCAACTGGCTACGCTCATACTCAGAAGCACCTTTGTAAGGGTTTGGTGTGATACCAATGCTTTCAAGTGCAGCTTCAGATTCAGCCAGGTTCATTGCGCGTGTACCCAGACCAGCTGTGCTGACTGAGATAACATCACCTGGCTGGTTTGGCTTCAGCGTAAAGACTCTGAAGTTTGTACCAGCTTCAGGAAGTTCAGCGTCGTAGCGACCGCTTCCAACTTCTAGCATTGTAGAGTCAGGAGGCGTTGCACCACCGTTCCAGTTTACAATTACGGTACGAGCAAAAATCTCACTACCTGTGCCTGCAGCGCCAAAGAAGAAGTTGTTGTAACCATCTTCCCCAGGAGTAGCACCTTCGTCTTCTGGATTGTACCAGTAGACCCAGTCTGTATATGGATCATTTTCGCCACCAGATACAGCGTGGTCAGTCAGACCAAGGTCGTAAGAAGCATCGTTGGTACCACCACCACAGAGGCCCTCACACATGATTGGAATCATGCGGAAGTCGTCACTCTCGTCAGGCGATGTGCCACGGTTCCATAGCTCAAAAGGTACTTCAAATACGAACTCTGCTCCATTAAGGAACGCGTGGAAGCCAAGGCAATCACCAGGCTGAATGTCGCCATCGATAGCGTCGGCGCATTCTTGCGAGAATACCATGTCATAATCGTCAGAACCTACGATATCCAATCCATTACGGAGAGAACGGGCAACGAAGCTATTGGAAGAGCCATCGTCCCACTCAGAGCGGCCGCCACCACCGGTGTGCATACCCCATGCTGAGTTGTTCGTAGACTGCTGATAACCACGCTGCGGGCGGTCAGGAAATGACGTTCCCGGGATGGGTACATCATCGACGACGCCGTTAGCTAGCAGCTGTGGGAATCCGTTGGAGTTGAACGCAAAGGCACCCATATCGAATGGATCGAGCGGACCAGAAGCGTTGGCGGTTACACCAAAGCCTTTGATACCTGGAGGAGGACCTTCAACACTCCACTGGAGACCGTCAATTACAACTACATTTGAACGCTGTGGCGCAGGAGCACCAGCTGCCGTTCCATCAAATACAACGGTACCACCGCGCTTGATGTCATAGGTAATACCAGTTGCTGCTGAGGCAGACTTATCGCTGATTTCACCGTTACGGGCAACCAGGACTTCGTCAACTTCTTTTTCGCCATCATCTTCAAGAGAGATAGGCTCGAAAGAAGCTTTCTCAGCAAACTCTGCTTCATAGAACTCAACGGTATATACTTCGCCGGTTACACGAGCAGGGTTAACAATGTCTACAGCTACAAAACCTTCACCTACACCAGCGTTCTCGACAACGATGTCGGGTACGCTGCTTACCTGTGCAGCTTCGATAGCCTCATCAGAAAGCACGTCTTCACTACGCGTTGGGATAACTTCAACACGTGTGATTGGGCTTGGGAATACTTTCGGGAAAGAAGGCTCATTGTAAGCATAAGCCTGTACACCGAAGTAGTATGTTCTGTAGTTGGTCAGGTTATTGATGGCATGGAAAGTCTGAACGCCAGCATCCGTACCGGAAGCAACAACTTCAGTAGGCTCACCAGGGACACCATCGATAATGCGGGTTACGCCGTTAGGAACGTCGTAAGTCGCTACAACCTGTCCTACCTGGTCAGAAGCGTCAGCATACTGGATAACACGATATCCTTCGAAATCGTAGTTTTTGTTATCGTCAGGTGCAAACGGATCTGATTCTGAGTAAGTCTCAAGGAAGTTGTTAGAA
This Bacteroidota bacterium DNA region includes the following protein-coding sequences:
- a CDS encoding T9SS type A sorting domain-containing protein — encoded protein: MSRILLLLPLVLGLGLVDANAQATSNCQGALGEAFLDVNNVRARILNNGGLFWRGSPHVYEVPKGGGSNAIFASGIWLAGEVGGQLRAAASRYGPWEFWAGPLDENGNAPADCSIFDKVFKVSKADVETYDVSGTATPDLRDWPTGLGAPTLDANGDMIEFDVTVPLADRVNRVVDLAGGERPAILGDMTLWWVMNDRGNIHEATDAAPIGLEVHGTAFAFNTAGDIGNTTFYKYNLFYKGDVPLENAFLGIFSDPDLGNFDDDYVGADTSLGMGYVYNADNDDEGGEGYGQSPPAAGYDFFQGPIVPSAGDSALVDGEWIPDFRNLKMTTFAFYNNGGGVTGDPVTGTDYYNYMRGNWKDGQAFSVGGTGRDFSTEPTRFIFPGDPVTGNGWSEVNPDPVGGTLGPIDPADRRFVMATGPFTINPGDVQEIVFGLVWARGTDNLDSITRLRQADALAQAAFDVNFELPSPPVSPEVSVTELDGQIILEWQNSPRSNNFLETYSESDPFAPDDNKNYDFEGYRVIQYADASDQVGQVVATYDVPNGVTRIIDGVPGEPTEVVASGTDAGVQTFHAINNLTNYRTYYFGVQAYAYNEPSFPKVFPSPITRVEVIPTRSEDVLSDEAIEAAQVSSVPDIVVENAGVGEGFVAVDIVNPARVTGEVYTVEFYEAEFAEKASFEPISLEDDGEKEVDEVLVARNGEISDKSASAATGITYDIKRGGTVVFDGTAAGAPAPQRSNVVVIDGLQWSVEGPPPGIKGFGVTANASGPLDPFDMGAFAFNSNGFPQLLANGVVDDVPIPGTSFPDRPQRGYQQSTNNSAWGMHTGGGGRSEWDDGSSNSFVARSLRNGLDIVGSDDYDMVFSQECADAIDGDIQPGDCLGFHAFLNGAEFVFEVPFELWNRGTSPDESDDFRMIPIMCEGLCGGGTNDASYDLGLTDHAVSGGENDPYTDWVYWYNPEDEGATPGEDGYNNFFFGAAGTGSEIFARTVIVNWNGGATPPDSTMLEVGSGRYDAELPEAGTNFRVFTLKPNQPGDVISVSTAGLGTRAMNLAESEAALESIGITPNPYKGASEYERSQLIPEVRFTNLPNTATIRVFTLSGSLIKTFEKNSVDRTLVWDLTTENDLPIASGVYLVHVETDMGTKVIKFAAAMRTFRLNTF
- a CDS encoding PorV/PorQ family protein produces the protein MLWLFLLAVCMTSMGAVEVRAQGNSGSTGESGSRAGTAGAQELLVPLTARYVALGGATTSGIEDMNGLEALFANPAGLSVNDGTAAMFSRVEYVADIGINYLGVAQSFGYNNIAFTITSWDFGDIAEQTEIAPEISEVTFNINYLTAGLSYSRQLTDRIAAGATLKLVSESIDDVSANAVAFDAGMTYDITGSGLRLGVALKNIGNELTFSGVGFARQVRIPGQEPSANNNTLVLESEGVQLPTLLNVGLSYTRDVGANALVRVLGNFRSNSFEQDQFAGGLELGVMDIVYVRGGYSATEDMDQTFFTGPSFGAGLKLDLNGTQLMVDYAYQTTDFFSDVQYITASVKL
- a CDS encoding NUDIX hydrolase, encoding MQPWQVKRRRYLLERPWIRLREDHVVLPGGAEMEEFHVVEYPNWAATVCVDTAGNFVLVEQYRHGIGRSSMELPAGVIEPEEDPLLGAKRELLEETGYAAPRWRAIGRCATDPSNNANYAYLYLAEGAYVQQKQALDVEEDIAVRVLSPEMLGKTINAGDFVHGIHLTALLWASQKGWLPQLQTTQ